One stretch of Deinococcus metalli DNA includes these proteins:
- a CDS encoding serine hydrolase domain-containing protein produces the protein MTMTAGISTDRLHAWEDHLRATYLDTGVLPNALTLVYRRGEIVHQHAQGFADVEAGVALRDDHIFRIYSMTKPITSLAFMMLVEDGKVALGDPVSRVIPEWANLGVWTGGELGRFTSEPPRRPMLMVDLLRHTAGLSYHIQQGGRLDGAYRALGLGTTTTLEGMITALADLPLEYAPGEAWHYSFATDVLGAVVGRIAEQPFEEFVRQRILGPLGMVDTDFSVAPDKAGRFMPCYALTPQGRVLYDARATSPYLAAPHFVSGGGGLVSTAADYLRFCRMLLRGGELDGARLIGPKTLELMTRNHLPGGADIATLMRSAIAASETGSAGVGFGLGFAVTLDPARSLRIGNAGDFYWGGAAGTYFWIDPTEDLAVIFMTQLLLSPDRVRDDLRTFVYSAITDSPTRPRTLA, from the coding sequence ATGACCATGACCGCTGGCATCTCGACTGACCGCCTGCACGCCTGGGAAGATCACCTCAGGGCCACGTACCTCGATACCGGCGTCCTCCCGAACGCCCTGACGCTGGTGTACCGCCGCGGCGAGATCGTGCACCAGCACGCGCAGGGCTTCGCGGACGTGGAGGCGGGGGTGGCGCTGCGGGACGACCACATCTTCCGCATCTACTCCATGACCAAGCCGATCACGAGTCTGGCGTTCATGATGCTGGTCGAGGACGGCAAGGTGGCGCTGGGCGATCCGGTCAGCCGCGTGATTCCCGAGTGGGCGAACCTGGGCGTGTGGACCGGCGGAGAACTGGGCCGCTTCACGTCCGAGCCGCCGCGCCGGCCCATGCTGATGGTCGATCTGCTGCGGCACACGGCGGGCCTGAGCTACCACATCCAGCAGGGTGGGCGGCTGGACGGGGCGTACCGCGCCCTGGGCCTGGGCACGACCACCACGCTGGAGGGCATGATCACGGCGCTGGCCGACCTGCCGCTGGAGTACGCGCCCGGCGAGGCGTGGCACTACTCCTTCGCCACCGACGTCCTGGGCGCCGTGGTGGGCCGGATCGCGGAGCAGCCCTTCGAGGAGTTCGTGCGCCAGCGCATCCTGGGGCCGCTGGGTATGGTGGACACCGACTTCTCCGTGGCGCCGGACAAGGCCGGGCGCTTCATGCCGTGCTACGCGCTGACCCCGCAGGGACGCGTGCTCTACGACGCGCGGGCCACCAGTCCGTACCTGGCTGCGCCGCACTTCGTCTCGGGGGGCGGAGGCCTGGTATCCACGGCAGCCGATTACCTGCGCTTTTGCCGCATGCTGCTGCGCGGCGGCGAACTGGACGGCGCGCGGCTGATCGGCCCCAAGACGCTGGAACTCATGACCCGCAACCACCTGCCGGGCGGCGCGGACATCGCCACCCTGATGCGCTCCGCCATCGCCGCGTCCGAGACCGGCTCGGCGGGCGTGGGCTTCGGACTGGGCTTCGCGGTGACCCTCGATCCGGCGCGCAGCCTGCGCATCGGCAACGCCGGCGACTTTTACTGGGGCGGCGCGGCCGGCACGTACTTCTGGATCGACCCGACCGAGGACCTGGCCGTGATCTTCATGACGCAGCTGCTGCTGTCGCCGGACCGCGTGCGGGACGACCTGCGCACCTTCGTGTACTCCGCCATCACCGACAGCCCCACCCGGCCGCGCACGCTGGCGTAG
- a CDS encoding NAD(P)/FAD-dependent oxidoreductase gives MDLRSGQAFWPLQSGLMHTYPPLTQGERADVLVIGAGITGALLADALSAAGLDTVVLDRRDVATGSTSASTALLQYEIDTNLVDLIPMIGQRHAERAYQLCRESIDMIRHVTATLPDDCGFKERGSLYYASTRRDARMLAREHTAREAAGLTVELLDHRELRDRFGIGAPNALYSPDGAEVDPYRLAQHLLWRARDRGARVYDRTTVTRLDEHRTEFTAHTDRGLTVTARYVIVATGYEAETFLGRRLAQLKNSYALATEPVGREPWPTGCLIWETARPYLYARTTADGRIVMGGEDDSFNSPLRREKALAGKQRRLERKLEKLLPDLELEVAFAWAGTFGETKDGLAYIGPKEAGSRLLFALGYGGNGITYSAQAARLLTAYVQGRTDADLEIFDLNR, from the coding sequence ATGGATTTGCGCTCCGGGCAGGCCTTCTGGCCCCTGCAAAGCGGCCTCATGCACACCTACCCGCCGCTGACGCAGGGTGAGCGAGCGGACGTGCTGGTGATCGGAGCCGGCATCACCGGGGCGCTGCTGGCCGACGCCCTGAGCGCGGCCGGGCTGGACACGGTGGTGCTCGACCGGCGCGACGTCGCCACCGGCAGCACCAGCGCCAGCACGGCCCTGCTGCAATACGAGATCGACACGAACCTCGTCGACCTGATTCCCATGATCGGCCAGCGCCACGCGGAGCGCGCGTACCAGCTGTGCCGCGAGTCCATCGACATGATCCGGCACGTGACGGCCACGCTGCCGGACGACTGCGGCTTCAAGGAGCGCGGCAGCCTGTACTACGCCAGCACCCGCCGCGACGCCCGCATGCTGGCACGCGAACACACTGCCCGCGAGGCCGCCGGCCTGACGGTCGAACTGCTCGACCACCGCGAGCTGCGCGACCGTTTCGGGATCGGCGCGCCCAACGCCCTGTACAGCCCGGACGGCGCGGAGGTCGATCCGTACCGCCTCGCGCAGCACCTGCTGTGGCGCGCCCGCGACCGGGGCGCCCGTGTGTACGACCGCACCACCGTCACGCGGCTGGACGAGCACCGCACGGAGTTCACGGCGCACACCGACCGCGGGCTGACCGTCACGGCCCGGTACGTGATCGTCGCCACCGGCTACGAAGCCGAGACCTTCCTGGGCCGGCGGCTGGCGCAGCTGAAGAACTCCTACGCGCTGGCGACCGAGCCGGTCGGCCGCGAGCCCTGGCCGACCGGCTGCCTGATCTGGGAAACGGCCCGCCCGTACCTCTACGCCCGCACCACCGCTGACGGCCGGATCGTGATGGGCGGCGAGGACGACTCCTTCAACAGTCCCCTTCGGCGCGAGAAGGCGCTGGCGGGCAAACAGCGGCGCCTGGAGCGCAAGCTCGAGAAGCTGCTGCCGGACCTGGAGCTGGAGGTCGCCTTTGCGTGGGCCGGCACCTTCGGCGAGACGAAGGACGGCCTCGCGTACATCGGCCCGAAGGAAGCGGGCTCGCGCCTGCTGTTCGCGCTCGGGTACGGCGGCAACGGCATCACGTACTCCGCGCAGGCCGCCCGCCTCCTCACCGCGTATGTGCAGGGCCGGACGGACGCCGATCTGGAGATCTTCGACCTGAACCGCTGA
- a CDS encoding DMT family transporter — MAWILLVVAGLLEVGWAIGLKYTEGFTRPLPTVLTVLSMIASMGLLGVAARTLPIGTAYGVWVGIGAVGAAILGIALFHEPAGAARVAFMVLMVVAIVGLKVTSGQ; from the coding sequence ATGGCGTGGATCTTGCTCGTTGTCGCGGGACTGCTGGAAGTCGGCTGGGCCATCGGCCTGAAATACACCGAGGGGTTCACCCGGCCCCTGCCCACGGTGCTCACGGTGCTGAGCATGATCGCCAGCATGGGCCTGCTCGGCGTGGCCGCCCGGACCCTGCCCATCGGCACGGCGTACGGCGTGTGGGTCGGTATCGGCGCGGTGGGCGCGGCCATTCTCGGCATCGCGCTGTTCCACGAGCCGGCCGGCGCCGCCCGCGTGGCCTTCATGGTCCTGATGGTCGTGGCCATCGTCGGCCTGAAGGTCACCAGCGGGCAATAG